The segment attaggtggttagtgtagagaattttgattagtttgatttctTCTACTTGTTTTTTCTAACAATCTGAATTTTTTTCAGATGGTTAGAAAGAACAAGCAGAAGAAAACCCCCCACTACAGTCAGATGTTCTGTGGTGATCCTGCTGCTGGATCATCATCTTCCGCTCCCGGTTCCTCCAACCCGGAGATTGTCCCGGAGTCTCAGTCACAGCCACCACCGGTTCCTCCATCTGGTGCACCACCCCCACCTGCTGCACCTCAGGCGGTTCCAGATCCGGTTGCACCCGGATACATTCATCCGGAGTTGCGGGTGCCGCCGACCGCTCCTTTTGCTCGGTACACGGTTGAGGATCTTCTCGCTCAACCAGGCCGAGCCGGTTTACCGGTTTTAGACCCCGACCGACCAGAGGGGACTCTGTGgtacgtaattttttttatttaaatatttttaaaattattaatattttttttaatactttaactttgtttttttcaggtttggggTCGACAATTCTGTCGCTACGAGCGTATCCGATATCATCAAAGGATACTTCTCAGAGGCTCACCCAAACTGGAAAAAGACGCCGCACCACGTTAGAAACACGTGGTTCAAGATGTTTgctgtaagttttttaaaataattattttatgtttaatttttattattaacttttatttcattaatattttttaactaattattaatttttttgggtttaaaaatgCAGCAAAGATACCAGTGGTCCATCGGGGTTCACGAGGACGTGAAACGGGAGTTCACCGCAAAGGCGAAGAAGCGGTTGTTGGACACCGTAGGCAACTGGAAGGAGGACTGGATCTACAAGGGTTACAAGGACGGGCAACCCGCTGAGCTGACCAAGGATGTCTACGATGGTCTCATCCGTTACTGGGAGCTGCCATCATCCATTGCGATCTCCAACGCCTGCTCTGCCTCTCGTAACAGCAAAGACGAGCACGGCAACGGCCCGATGCTTCACTGTACGGGTCAAAAACCCCATGCCCGTGTCCGCTTGGAAATggtaattaatttctaattttttttcatattaaatattttaataattaatatgtacttatatatgtatattgattctaacattttaaattttaaatattttcaggccAAAGAGACGGGACAACTCCCGTCTCTTAAAGAGCTTTACGAGAGGACCCACAAGACCAAGGCGGGGGTATTTGTGGATCCgaggtccgagcaaatctacaacgatgtcgttgctcggattgaagaccgccaaacccagctgacccagcaatcttccgatggaataccggtcgtattatccactcaagaagtggatcagatttacgaggaggtaaaaattttaccttttaatctacttttaatctatttttttaaattattaacattaaactttattttttctttgtaggtcgtccctaagaaaaagggacgtacgttgggaatcggttccgtcaacgatgtcccaagagcgacatcgtcttatggtCAGAGACGAGCCGACGAAGTCACTGAGCTGCGTTCGGAGTTACACTCGACGCGGACTCAGTTGGCGTCGACGCAGACGGAGTTGGAGTCTACGCGCCAATCATTCCAAGCTCGTATGGGTGGAGTGGAGGGGTTTCTGGAAGTTATATCTTCTGGAAATCCCCAATGGGAGGAGTTGTTGGCGGATATGCGACGACGGAACCCGGTTCCCGAGCCTTCTCGTACTCAGCAGCAAGAGGAGGAACTACAGAGGAGGAGTGAAGACCTCTACCGGGAAACGATCCACCGCCCCGGCccgacttagttttttttttctgtgtaatattaaaattctaaacttttatttatataatattttcggttttaatttattccaaatttttaatattttcgcattagttattatttatatttctaatatttttgaaataattattttctataatataaaattttaaattttaaaaataaattagttttagaaATCGAAGCAAATTCCTCGTTAACTCACGAGGAATTGACGAGTAAATCGACGTGTAAAGAACGACGAAACGTTACGACGAATCTACGTGTCAAGTTGTACGTTTCCCTTACGACGAAAGTTTACGTCTACATTACGTGTATTATTTACGTTTACTTTACGAGTATAAATTACGTTTTTCTTACGAGGATAGTTTACGTGTATGTTACGAGGAAAATTACGTGTCTTTTACGTGGAACTATAGCGTCTACTTTACGTGGAAATCTACGtgttctttacgacgaaatttTAACCTtccttttacgacgaaatgggtCCCTCGtacttttacgacgaaatggcgATTAAATATCCGTTACGACCAAACTTTAACGACGATATGCCtttcctcgctaaatcgtcgtaaagacgtatttacgacgatttagcgaggaaaATGGTCGTCGTTAAaatcgtgttttcttgtagtgtacaTCTAAcaatatagaagaatggttgtgTTGCTTCAACGCCACTTTGTACTCTATATATAGTATTTTGATGGTGAAGAGTATTAACGACGCAAATAATATTACTTGCcagacttgcgcaagtaattaGTTATAATaaggtatgtaaattaaatgacgtttgattaaaggaaacataataaatttgtaaaattaaaaacgaatatgcatattatattatgcgagacttgcgcaagtaatcaatataaataaggtatgttgataataattagtttcctaatTAGATATAAAACGTATTTGCCATTAAGACATTTAATGATTAttcgacatttattaaaattgttctgcaagctatgattaattgtcgacatttattaagattcttGTGCAAGAAATGATTAGTGCGATTAACAATTAATGTAACTTTCCAATTAGAAGTTCgagtagaaaaataaatcaaaaagaaaaatagaaaaattcgACCAATAGAATCGCGAGAATTTTCGTGAGAAGAGCTGTGTGAGCGCCACGTGTCcaatgtacttctcttttaatatataggaggattattaatttaataataataaatatttacgtATATAAAGACAATAAAAAACATGTAAAGCTATTTATGATCATTAACCATTTAAAATTCATAGTTTCGTTTTTTTCCTTTGTAAAATAACTCAGTTTAATTATTCTATGTTTCAGAAAAGTTTCATTTTAACACTTTTTGTcgcataaaatattaattttcattatAATTTAGACTACTTTACTTAATATCAATCACAAGATGCATTTATTTATCTTaacaattattaattaaatatgttttagtGAAAACATAAatgtgttttaattattttaatctgtataaaaatattaaagtaatactttttatgaaacaaatagATAGagtataaaattcaaattaaatactttatatatttattctattaaaactaaagtacaaaACAATACTTGTctgttttaaatgattttttatagattttttattccatttttaattaattataactaTTTCATTTATTATCTTTTGTAAATAAATCGACATCActtattagatattttttttggagaaCCACTTATTAGATAAGTAAAAAACCCAACTTACCTACTTTCAACTGTTCACTATATttcttacatttattttttcactctttttaactacttcattaattatttttactataatattggacaatatttattttacatattaaccataataatttgatatatttgaATGAAGTTGCTTTATTTGtgataaaaattcaaaatggctaacaaa is part of the Raphanus sativus cultivar WK10039 chromosome 5, ASM80110v3, whole genome shotgun sequence genome and harbors:
- the LOC130512493 gene encoding uncharacterized protein LOC130512493; its protein translation is MVRKNKQKKTPHYSQMFCGDPAAGSSSSAPGSSNPEIVPESQSQPPPVPPSGAPPPPAAPQAVPDPVAPGYIHPELRVPPTAPFARYTVEDLLAQPGRAGLPVLDPDRPEGTLWFGVDNSVATSVSDIIKGYFSEAHPNWKKTPHHVRNTWFKMFAQRYQWSIGVHEDVKREFTAKAKKRLLDTVGNWKEDWIYKGYKDGQPAELTKDVYDGLIRYWELPSSIAISNACSASRNSKDEHGNGPMLHCTGQKPHARVRLEMAKETGQLPSLKELYERTHKTKAGVFVDPRSEQIYNDVVARIEDRQTQLTQQSSDGIPVVLSTQEVDQIYEEVVPKKKGRTLGIGSVNDVPRATSSYGQRRADEVTELRSELHSTRTQLASTQTELESTRQSFQARMGGVEGFLEVISSGNPQWEELLADMRRRNPVPEPSRTQQQEEELQRRSEDLYRETIHRPGPT